The region TTCCATTACAAAATTTTTGTGGACATGGTATTGGTAAGAAGCCTCATGAAGAGCCTGAAATACCAAATTACCTTGATGGTAAAAATCCTAAATCTGGTCCAAAAATCAAAAACGGAATGGTTTTTTGTCTTGAACCTATGATTTGTCAAAAAGAGTCAAAACCGGTTATTTTAGAAAATGATTGGGATGTTGTTAGTGCCGATAATTTACGCGGTTCACACTATGAGCATACTGTTGCAGTTATCAACGGTAAAGCTGAGATATTATCTCTTGCTTAAGAGAAATCAAAAGGACTTATAATGGCTAAAGCAGATGTTATTGAAGTTGATGGCAAGATTATTGAAGCATTGCCAAACGCAACTTTCCGTGTTGAATTAGAAAATGGACATATTATTTTGTGTCATATCGCAGGTAAAATGCGTATGCACTATATTAAAATACTTCCAGGTGATAAAGTGAAATTAGAGTTAACACCTTACTCTCTTGATAAGGGACGTATTACTTATCGTTACAAATAGAAAAAGAGTTTATCTCTTTTTCTATTCCCACTTAAACCTAGTCATAGGTAAATCTAAATCATTTCCCCATTCTAAAAGTGAAGCTTCATATAGCTTTGTGTTTTTAAATCCCATATGTTTATACAAAATAAAAAATTCCATACTCGCACTAAAGGCATCCTCAGCATAAACTATAACTTCATTGTTTTGGTTGAGTTCATGCCCATAAAGATAAATTTCATCTAATTCATGCATAGTTCTTAGTGTATTGTCTCTTA is a window of uncultured Sulfurimonas sp. DNA encoding:
- the infA gene encoding translation initiation factor IF-1; the encoded protein is MAKADVIEVDGKIIEALPNATFRVELENGHIILCHIAGKMRMHYIKILPGDKVKLELTPYSLDKGRITYRYK